Proteins encoded together in one Quercus lobata isolate SW786 chromosome 3, ValleyOak3.0 Primary Assembly, whole genome shotgun sequence window:
- the LOC115982921 gene encoding protein NRT1/ PTR FAMILY 2.13-like — translation MLTVTLTAWLPELHPLQCTKQLQKLGQCIGPTKAQQGILIMGLGFLSIGSGGVRPCSIPFGVDQFDPTSDEGRKGINSFFNWYYTTFTVIFLFTQTVVVYIQDSVRWVIGFGMPTLCMLFSIILFFIGTKICVHVKAEGSPLSGIFQVLSGAYKKRGIKLPLDSEVGPIFYDPPLKGIVLTKLPLTNNYRFLNKAAMVLEEDELKPDGTCVNPWRLCTIQQVKVVKCLIRIIPIWSAGIISLISMTQQGTFTVS, via the exons ATGCTGACTGTGACTTTGACGGCCTGGCTGCCAGAGCTTCATCCTCTACAATGCACCAAACAATTGCAAAAATTGGGTCAATGCATAGGTCCAACCAAAGCTCAACAGGGTATTCTAATAATGGGTCTTGGCTTTTTGTCCATAGGCTCAGGTGGGGTTAGGCCATGTAGCATTCCTTTTGGTGTGGACCAGTTTGATCCAACTTCTgatgaaggaagaaaaggaatCAACAGCTTCTTCAATTGGTACTACACCACATTCACAGTGATCTTCTTGTTCACTCAAACTGTTGTGGTTTATATCCAAGACTCTGTTAGATGGGTCATTGGCTTTGGCATGCCAACCTTGTGCATGTTGTTCTCAATCATATTATTCTTCATTGGAACAAAGATTTGTGTGCATGTCAAAGCAGAAGGAAGCCCACTTTCTGGCATTTTTCAAGTTCTTTCTGGAGCTTATAAGAAGCGTGGGATTAAGCTTCCATTGGACAGTGAAGTAGGTCCAATCTTTTATGATCCTCCATTGAAGGGGATTGTATTGACAAAGCTTCCTCTCACCAACAATTATAG ATTCTTAAACAAAGCTGCAATGGTATTAGAAGAGGATGAACTAAAGCCCGATGGAACTTGTGTGAATCCATGGAGGCTCTGCACCATCCAGCAGGTCAAAGTGGTTAAATGTTTGATTAGAATCATCCCAATTTGGTCTGCTGGAATCATTAGCCTCATTTCAATGACACAACAAGGAACATTCACTGTGTCATAA